Proteins from a single region of Nomia melanderi isolate GNS246 chromosome 9, iyNomMela1, whole genome shotgun sequence:
- the Sap-r gene encoding prosaposin isoform X4 — protein MKVPEDNDSVCNVCKDMVQQARDQLESNQTQQDLKAVFEGSCKLIHLKPIVKECVSIVDQFIPELVETLASQMNPSVVCSVAGLCNSAHIDKLLEKYEQPTSKVADMRSHSLEKDEFEPDECTKCYTVAAHMEHKLRSTPRDQMLKQLLNVCADFSTFSDACSAIIVSYFDTIHDHLRGNFNPQNICHLSGQCNARFHKHDESDVSPKVEIRPLSSVGMVDVSDDLPCKLCEQLVGHLKDLLVANTTEAEFHQVLDGLCKQTKSFADECTSIVDEYYPQIYEYLTKGLNSNAICQMTSLCPAPGRSVQSEPIWPLLPHNVNVARLLQNSNDNVNTKKFEELSASEKQLPIERMMPFPFAQAPVEDSKSCALCGYVLHQIQESLTNPVTEDKVKDVVESVCKRFPDAINRECQEFIETYGDAIVAILVQEIDPSTVCPMLHLCPSPSFMALWRSIPGKYVVEEKTRKPSCPMCLLAISEVYNVIKDNKTEAHIKDALEKACSHLLPSLSSECQDLVDGYSKELIEMLLADLTPQEVCVYIKLCDPPSRSEVKEMFVTDKNGEILTNEIPDIVSPNANIWTENKNKVTSESLRTNIAAFSFNNGHLGERQKRSIHARATPSCTTCKLIIRAVDKKVGSDKTKSNIENAMVSACNHVKAVSHECQQLADKHGDYIINAFVTHARSNTICSALNLCESADEDAMTGNELESKEQQRERISISGLFKLCPHLIDYIAHRVGADKSKPHIEHLMHEGCDHLPHALSGRCGNFITKHGDQIIHAVAEGSEDAVCAAIEERSSLSVVPATQEDEEFRGIQEDSARGARSVVGCLACEALVDLLEHEIGTDRSRDRIKNALNGACGRIGRFSGDCESLVQNHADELIDAISNGGHAKDVCKFAKACRRSARNADLQGNELESKEQQRERISISGLFKLCPHLIDYIAHRVGADKSKPHIEHLMHEGCDHLPHALSGRCGNFITKHGDQIIHAVAEGSEDAVCAAIEERSSLSVVPATQEDEEFRGIQEDSARGARSVVGCLACEALVDLLEHEIGTDRSRDRIKNALNGACGRIGRFSGDCESLVQNHADELIDAISNGGHAKDVCKFAKACRRSARNADLQGNELESKEQQRERISISGLFKLCPHLIDYIAHRVGADKSKPHIEHLMHEGCDHLPHALSGRCGNFITKHGDQIIHAVAEGSEDAVCAAIEERSSLSVVPATQEDEEFRGIQEDSARGARSVVGCLACEALVDLLEHEIGTDRSRDRIKNALNGACGRIGRFSGDCESLVQNHADELIDAISNGGHAKDVCKFAKACRRSARNADLQGNELESKEQQRERISISGLFKLCPHLIDYIAHRVGADKSKPHIEHLMHEGCDHLPHALSGRCGNFITKHGDQIIHAVAEGSEDAVCAAIEERSSLSVVPATQEDEEFRGIQEDSARGARSVVGCLACEALVDLLEHEIGTDRSRDRIKNALNGACGRIGRFSGDCESLVQNHADELIDAISNGGHAKDVCKFAKACRRSARNADLQGNELESKEQQRERISISGLFKLCPHLIDYIAHRVGADKSKPHIEHLMHEGCDHLPHALSGRCGNFITKHGDQIIHAVAEGSEDAVCAAIEERSSLSVVPATQEDEEFRGIQEDSARGARSVVGCLACEALVDLLEHEIGTDRSRDRIKNALNGACGRIGRFSGDCESLVQNHADELIDAISNGGHAKDVCKFAKACRRSARNADLQGNELESKEQQRERISISGLFKLCPHLIDYIAHRVGADKSKPHIEHLMHEGCDHLPHALSGRCGNFITKHGDQIIHAVAEGSEDAVCAAIEERSSLSVVPATQEDEEFRGIQEDSARGARSVVGCLACEALVDLLEHEIGTDRSRDRIKNALNGACGRIGRFSGDCESLVQNHADELIDAISNGGHAKDVCKFAKACRRSARNADLQGNELESKEQQRERISISGLFKLCPHLIDYIAHRVGADKSKPHIEHLMHEGCDHLPHALSGRCDNFITKHGDQIIHAVAEGSEDAVCAAIEERSSLSVVPATQEDEEFRGIQEDSARGARSVVGCLACEALVDLLEHEIGTDRSRDRIKNALNGACGRIGRFSGDCESLVQNHADELIDAISNGGHAKDVCKFAKACRRSARNADLQGNELESKEQQRERISISGLFKLCPHLIDYIAHRVGADKSKPHIEHLMHEGCDHLPHALSGRCGNFITKHGDQIIHAVAEGSEDAVCAAIEERSSLSVVPATQEDEEFRGIQEDSARGARSVVGCLACEALVDLLEHEIGTDRSRDRIKNALNGACGRIGRFSGDCESLVQNHADDLIDAISNGGHAKDVCKFAKACRRSARNADLQGNELESKEQQRERISISGLFKLCPHLIDYIAHRVGADKSKPHIEHLMHEGCDHLPHALSGRCGNFITKHGDQIIHAVAEGSEDAVCAAIEERSSLSVVPATQEDEEFRGIQEDSARGARSVVGCLACEALVDLLEHEIGTDRSRDRIKNALNGACGRIGRFSGDCESLVQNHADELIDAISNGGHAKDVCKFAKACRRSARNADLQGNELESKEQQRERISISGLFKLCPHLIDYIAHRVGADKSKPHIEHLMHEGCDHLPHALSGRCGNFITKHGDQIIHAVAEGSEDAVCAAIEERSSLSVVPATQEDEEFRGIQEDSARGARSVVGCLACEALVDLLEHEIGTDRSRDRIKNALNGACGRIGRFSGDCESLVQNHADELIDAISNGGHAKDVCKFAKACRRSARNADLQGNELESKEQQRERISISGLFKLCPHLIDYIAHRVGADKSKPHIEHLMHEGCDHLPHALSGRCDNFITKHGDQIIHAVAEGSEDAVCAAIEERSSLSVVPATQEDEEFRGIQEDSARGARSVVGCLACEALVDLLEHEIGTDRSRDRIKNALNGACGRIGRFSGDCESLVQNHADDLIDAISNGGHAKDVCKFAKACRRSARNADLQGNELESKEQQRERISISGLFKLCPHLIDYIAHRVGADKSKPHIEHLMHEGCDHLPHALSGRCGNFITKHGDQIIHAVAEGSEDAVCAAIEERSSLSVVPATQEDEEFRGIQEDSARGARSVVGCLACEALVDLLEHEIGTDRSRDRIKNALNGACGRIGRFSGDCESLVQNHADELIDAISNGGHAKDVCKFAKACRRSARNADLQGNELESKEQQRERISISGLFKLCPHLIDYIAHRVGADKSKPHIEHLMHEGCDHLPHALSGRCGNFITKHGDQIIHAVAEGSEDAVCAAIEERSSLSVVPATQEDEEFRGIQEDSARGARSVVGCLACEALVDLLEHEIGTDRSRDRIKNALNGACGRIGRFSGDCESLVQNHADELIDAISNGGHAKDVCKFAKACRRSARNADLQGNELVSKELQRERLILGGLFDLCPPLIDYIARRVGADKSKPHIEHLMHEGCDHLPQVVSGRCDIFINKHGDQIISAVAEGSEYAVCAAIEEGIVLAVAPKRSNRQSLRQNAVLGKDKCTWGPAYWCSSDEHARECGTVEYCRRQSLRQSPVLGKDKCTWGPSYWCSSDEHARECGTVEYCRRQSLRQSPVLGKDKCTWGPSYWCSSDEHARECGLVEYCKGEALGKNKCTWGPSYWCSSDENARLCGTVEYCRKQSLRQSTALGKDKCTWGPSYWCSSDEHARNCGTVEYCKNEALGKNKCTWGPSYWCSSDENAQQCGTVEYCQKQELGRDKCTWGPSYWCASDENARQCGVVGYCKQ, from the exons GTCAATGCAATGCAAGATTTCACAAACATGATGAATCTGATGTG AGTCCTAAAGTTGAAATTAGGCCACTCTCAAGCGTCGGTATGGTTGATGTTAGCGATGATTTACCATGTAAATTGTGTGAGCAACTCGTGGGACATTTAAAAGATCTTCTGGTAGCTAATACCACAGAAGCAGAATTTCATCAAGTCTTAGACGGATTATGTAAACAAACCAAATCATTTGCAGATGAG TGTACTTCCATTGTTGATGAATATTATCCACAAATTTATGAGTATCTTACAAAAGGATTGAATAGTAATGCTATATGTCAAATGACTAGTTTATGTCCTGCTCCAGGAAGATCCGTACAG TCTGAACCAATTTGGCCTCTGTTGCCTCACAATGTAAATGTGGCACGCCTTCTCCAAAACTCAAATGACAATGTGAACACTAAGAAATTTGAGGAACTAAGTGCATCAGAAAAACAGTTACCTATTGAAAGAATGATGCCTTTTCCTTTCGCACAAGCTCCAGTAGAAGACTCAAAATCGTGTGCCCTTTGCGGGTATGTGTTACATCAAATTCAAGAATCTTTGACAAATCCTGTTACAGAg GATAAGGTGAAAGATGTGGTAGAAAGTGTATGTAAGCGTTTTCCTGATGCTATAAATCGCGAATGTCAAGAATTTATAGAAACTTACGGAGATGCTATTGTTGCTATATTAGTTCAAGAAATTGATCCTTCTACt GTGTGTCCAATGTTACATTTATGTCCCTCGCCAAGCTTTATGGCATTATGGCGAAGTATTCCTGGAAAATATGTTGTGGAAGAAAAGACGCGCAAACCTAGTTGTCCAATGTGTTTGCTCGCCATATCCGAAGTTTATAATGTcattaaagataataaaaccgAG GCTCACATAAAGGATGCGTTAGAAAAGGCCTGTAGTCATTTACTTCCAAGTCTGTCCTCAGAATGTCAAGATTTGGTAGATGGATACAGCAAAGAGCTTATAGAAATGTTACTTGCAGACTTGACACCCCAAGAAGTGTGTgtttatattaaactttgtgaTCCACCTAGCAGATCGGAAGTGAAGGAAATGTTTGTTACCGATAAAAATGGCGAAATCC taACTAATGAGATACCAGACATAGTATCACCGAATGCTAACATATGGACGGAGAATAAGAACAAAGTCACTTCCGAATCAT TACGTACGAATATAGCAGCATTTTCATTCAACAACGGACACCTGGGGGAAAGGCAAAAGAGAAGTATCCATGCACGAGCGACACCTTCGTGTACTACCTGCAAACTAATTATCAGAGCTGTCGATAAGAAAGTTGGAAGTGataaaacaaaatcaaatataGAAAACGCTATGGTTTCTGCATGCAACCACGTTAAGGCTGTTTCACATGAATGTCAGCAGCTGGCGGATAAGCACGGAGACTATATAATTAATGCTTTCGTTACGCATGCTCGCTCCAACACTATTTGCAGTGCACTCAACCTTTGCGAATCAGCTGATGAAGATGCTATGACAG GCAACGAACTGGAGTCGAAGGAACAACAGCGAGAGCGGATCAGCATAAGCGGACTCTTCAAATTGTGCCCCCATCTCATCGATTACATTGCCCATCGGGTTGGTGCAGACAAGTCGAAACCTCACATTGAGCATCTGATGCACGAAGGGTGCGACCATCTTCCACACGCTTTGTCCGGCAGGTGCGGTAACTTCATTACCAAACATGGTGATCAAATAATCCATGCGGTTGCGGAGGGTTCCGAGGATGCAGTTTGCGCTGCTATCGAGGAGAGAAGCTCTCTGTCTGTGGTGCCAGCGACTCAGGAAG ATGAGGAATTCCGAGGTATCCAGGAGGATTCCGCTCGTGGAGCGCGAAGTGTTGTGGGATGCTTGGCCTGCGAAGCACTTGTCGATCTTTTGGAACACGAAATAGGCACCGACAGATCCAGAGACCGCATCAAGAACGCCCTGAACGGTGCATGCGGTCGCATTGGACGCTTCTCCGGAGACTGTGAGAGCTTGGTTCAAAACCATGCCGATGAACTGATTGACGCAATTTCCAATGGAGGTCACGCTAAGGATGTATGCAAATTCGCAAAAGCTTGCAGACGATCCGCGAGGAACGCAGATTTGCAAG GCAACGAACTGGAGTCGAAGGAACAACAGCGAGAGCGGATCAGCATAAGCGGACTCTTCAAATTGTGCCCCCATCTCATCGATTACATTGCCCATCGGGTTGGTGCAGACAAGTCGAAACCTCACATTGAGCATCTGATGCACGAAGGGTGCGACCATCTTCCACACGCTTTGTCCGGCAGGTGCGGTAACTTCATTACCAAACATGGTGATCAAATAATCCATGCGGTTGCGGAGGGTTCCGAGGATGCAGTTTGCGCTGCTATCGAGGAGAGAAGCTCTCTGTCTGTGGTGCCAGCGACTCAGGAAG ATGAGGAATTCCGAGGTATCCAGGAGGATTCCGCTCGTGGAGCGCGAAGTGTTGTGGGATGCTTGGCCTGCGAAGCACTTGTCGATCTTTTGGAACACGAAATAGGCACCGACAGATCCAGAGACCGCATCAAGAACGCCCTGAACGGTGCATGCGGTCGCATTGGACGCTTCTCCGGAGACTGTGAGAGCTTGGTTCAAAACCATGCCGATGAACTGATTGACGCAATTTCCAATGGAGGTCACGCTAAGGATGTATGCAAATTCGCAAAAGCTTGCAGACGATCCGCGAGGAACGCAGATTTGCAAG GCAACGAACTGGAGTCGAAGGAACAACAGCGAGAGCGGATCAGCATAAGCGGACTCTTCAAATTGTGCCCCCATCTCATCGATTACATTGCCCATCGGGTTGGTGCAGACAAGTCGAAACCTCACATTGAGCATCTGATGCACGAAGGGTGCGACCATCTTCCACACGCTTTGTCCGGCAGGTGCGGTAACTTCATTACCAAACATGGTGATCAAATAATCCATGCGGTTGCGGAGGGTTCCGAGGATGCAGTTTGCGCTGCTATCGAGGAGAGAAGCTCTCTGTCTGTGGTGCCAGCGACTCAGGAAG ATGAGGAATTCCGAGGTATCCAGGAGGATTCCGCTCGTGGAGCGCGAAGTGTTGTGGGATGCTTGGCCTGCGAAGCACTTGTCGATCTTTTGGAACACGAAATAGGCACCGACAGATCCAGAGACCGCATCAAGAACGCCCTGAACGGTGCATGCGGTCGCATTGGACGCTTCTCCGGAGACTGTGAGAGCTTGGTTCAAAACCATGCCGATGAACTGATTGACGCAATTTCCAATGGAGGTCACGCTAAGGATGTATGCAAATTCGCAAAAGCTTGCAGACGATCCGCGAGGAACGCAGATTTGCAAG GCAACGAACTGGAGTCGAAGGAACAACAGCGAGAGCGGATCAGCATAAGCGGACTCTTCAAATTGTGCCCCCATCTCATCGATTACATTGCCCATCGGGTTGGTGCAGACAAGTCGAAACCTCACATTGAGCATCTGATGCACGAAGGGTGCGACCATCTTCCACACGCTTTGTCCGGCAGGTGCGGTAACTTCATTACCAAACATGGTGATCAAATAATCCATGCGGTTGCGGAGGGTTCCGAGGATGCAGTTTGCGCTGCTATCGAGGAGAGAAGCTCTCTGTCTGTGGTGCCAGCGACTCAGGAAG ATGAGGAATTCCGAGGTATCCAGGAGGATTCCGCTCGTGGAGCGCGAAGTGTTGTGGGATGCTTGGCCTGCGAAGCACTTGTCGATCTTTTGGAACACGAAATAGGCACCGACAGATCCAGAGACCGCATCAAGAACGCCCTGAACGGTGCATGCGGTCGCATTGGACGCTTCTCCGGAGACTGTGAGAGCTTGGTCCAAAACCATGCCGATGAACTGATTGACGCAATTTCCAATGGAGGTCACGCTAAGGATGTATGCAAATTCGCAAAAGCTTGCAGACGATCCGCGAGGAACGCAGATTTGCAAG GCAACGAACTGGAGTCGAAGGAACAACAGCGAGAGCGGATCAGCATAAGCGGACTCTTCAAATTGTGCCCCCATCTCATCGATTACATTGCCCATCGGGTTGGTGCAGACAAGTCGAAACCTCACATTGAGCATCTGATGCACGAAGGGTGCGACCATCTTCCACACGCTTTGTCCGGCAGGTGCGGTAACTTCATTACCAAACATGGTGATCAAATAATCCATGCGGTTGCGGAGGGTTCCGAGGATGCAGTTTGCGCTGCTATCGAGGAGAGAAGCTCTCTGTCTGTGGTGCCAGCGACTCAGGAAG ATGAGGAATTCCGAGGTATCCAGGAGGATTCCGCTCGTGGAGCGCGAAGTGTTGTGGGATGCTTGGCCTGCGAAGCACTTGTCGATCTTTTGGAACACGAAATAGGCACCGACAGATCCAGAGACCGCATCAAGAACGCCCTGAACGGTGCATGCGGTCGCATTGGACGCTTCTCCGGAGACTGTGAGAGCTTGGTTCAAAACCATGCCGATGAACTGATTGACGCAATTTCCAATGGAGGTCACGCTAAGGATGTATGCAAATTCGCAAAAGCTTGCAGACGATCCGCGAGGAACGCAGATTTGCAAG GCAACGAACTGGAGTCGAAGGAACAACAGCGAGAGCGGATCAGCATAAGCGGACTCTTCAAATTGTGCCCCCATCTCATCGATTACATTGCCCATCGGGTTGGTGCAGACAAGTCGAAACCTCACATTGAGCATCTGATGCACGAAGGGTGCGACCATCTTCCACACGCTTTGTCCGGCAGGTGCGGTAACTTCATTACCAAACATGGTGATCAAATAATCCATGCGGTTGCGGAGGGTTCCGAGGATGCAGTTTGCGCTGCTATCGAGGAGAGAAGCTCTCTGTCTGTGGTGCCAGCGACTCAGGAAG ATGAGGAATTCCGAGGTATCCAGGAGGATTCCGCTCGTGGAGCGCGAAGTGTTGTGGGATGCTTGGCCTGCGAAGCACTTGTCGATCTTTTGGAACACGAAATAGGCACCGACAGATCCAGAGACCGCATCAAGAACGCCCTGAACGGTGCATGCGGTCGCATTGGACGCTTCTCCGGAGACTGTGAGAGCTTGGTCCAAAACCATGCCGATGAACTGATTGACGCAATTTCCAATGGAGGTCACGCTAAGGATGTATGCAAATTCGCAAAAGCTTGCAGACGATCCGCGAGGAACGCAGATTTGCAAG GCAACGAACTGGAGTCGAAGGAACAACAGCGAGAGCGGATCAGCATAAGCGGACTCTTCAAATTGTGCCCCCATCTCATCGATTACATTGCCCATCGGGTTGGTGCAGACAAGTCGAAACCTCACATTGAGCATCTGATGCACGAAGGGTGCGACCATCTTCCACACGCTTTGTCCGGCAGGTGCGATAACTTCATTACCAAACATGGTGATCAAATAATCCATGCGGTTGCGGAGGGTTCCGAGGATGCAGTTTGCGCTGCTATCGAGGAGAGAAGCTCTCTGTCTGTGGTGCCAGCGACTCAGGAAG ATGAGGAATTCCGAGGTATCCAGGAGGATTCCGCTCGTGGAGCGCGAAGTGTTGTGGGTTGCTTGGCCTGCGAAGCACTTGTCGATCTTTTGGAACACGAAATAGGCACCGACAGATCCAGAGACCGCATCAAGAACGCCCTGAACGGTGCATGCGGTCGCATTGGACGCTTCTCCGGAGACTGTGAGAGCTTGGTCCAAAACCATGCCGATGAACTGATTGACGCAATTTCCAATGGAGGTCACGCTAAGGATGTATGCAAATTCGCAAAAGCTTGCAGACGATCCGCGAGGAACGCAGATTTGCAAG GCAACGAACTGGAGTCGAAGGAACAACAGCGAGAGCGGATCAGCATAAGCGGACTCTTCAAATTGTGCCCCCATCTCATCGATTACATTGCCCATCGGGTTGGTGCAGACAAGTCGAAACCTCACATTGAGCATCTGATGCACGAAGGGTGCGACCATCTTCCACACGCTTTGTCCGGCAGGTGCGGTAACTTCATTACCAAACATGGTGATCAAATAATCCATGCGGTTGCGGAGGGTTCCGAGGATGCAGTTTGCGCTGCTATCGAGGAGAGAAGCTCTCTGTCTGTGGTGCCAGCGACTCAGGAAG ATGAGGAATTCCGAGGTATCCAGGAGGATTCCGCTCGTGGAGCGCGAAGTGTTGTGGGATGCTTGGCCTGCGAAGCACTTGTCGATCTTTTGGAACACGAAATAGGCACCGACAGATCCAGAGACCGCATCAAGAACGCCCTGAACGGTGCATGCGGTCGCATTGGACGCTTCTCCGGAGACTGTGAGAGCTTGGTCCAAAACCATGCCGATGATCTGATTGACGCAATTTCCAATGGAGGTCACGCTAAGGATGTATGCAAATTCGCAAAAGCTTGCAGACGATCCGCGAGGAACGCAGATTTGCAAG GCAACGAACTGGAGTCGAAGGAACAACAGCGAGAGCGGATCAGCATAAGCGGACTCTTCAAATTGTGCCCCCATCTCATCGATTACATTGCCCATCGGGTTGGTGCAGACAAGTCGAAACCTCACATTGAGCATCTGATGCACGAAGGGTGCGACCATCTTCCACACGCTTTGTCCGGCAGGTGCGGTAACTTCATTACCAAACATGGTGATCAAATAATCCATGCGGTTGCGGAGGGTTCCGAGGATGCAGTTTGCGCTGCTATCGAGGAGAGAAGCTCTCTGTCTGTGGTGCCAGCGACTCAGGAAG ATGAGGAATTCCGAGGTATCCAGGAGGATTCCGCTCGTGGAGCGCGAAGTGTTGTGGGATGCTTGGCCTGCGAAGCACTTGTCGATCTTTTGGAACACGAAATAGGCACCGACAGATCCAGAGACCGCATCAAGAACGCCCTGAACGGTGCATGCGGTCGCATTGGACGCTTCTCCGGAGACTGTGAGAGCTTGGTTCAAAACCATGCCGATGAACTGATTGACGCAATTTCCAATGGAGGTCACGCTAAGGATGTATGCAAATTCGCAAAAGCTTGCAGACGATCCGCGAGGAACGCAGATTTGCAAG GCAACGAACTGGAGTCGAAGGAACAACAGCGAGAGCGGATCAGCATAAGCGGACTCTTCAAATTGTGCCCCCATCTCATCGATTACATTGCCCATCGGGTTGGTGCAGACAAGTCGAAACCTCACATTGAGCATCTGATGCACGAAGGGTGCGACCATCTTCCACACGCTTTGTCCGGCAGGTGCGGTAACTTCATTACCAAACATGGTGATCAAATAATCCATGCGGTTGCGGAGGGTTCCGAGGATGCAGTTTGCGCTGCTATCGAGGAGAGAAGCTCTCTGTCTGTGGTGCCAGCGACTCAGGAAG ATGAGGAATTCCGAGGTATCCAGGAGGATTCCGCTCGTGGAGCGCGAAGTGTTGTGGGATGCTTGGCCTGCGAAGCACTTGTCGATCTTTTGGAACACGAAATAGGCACCGACAGATCCAGAGACCGCATCAAGAACGCCCTGAACGGTGCATGCGGTCGCATTGGACGCTTCTCCGGAGACTGTGAGAGCTTGGTTCAAAACCATGCCGATGAACTGATTGACGCAATTTCCAATGGAGGTCACGCTAAGGATGTATGCAAATTCGCAAAAGCTTGCAGACGATCCGCGAGGAACGCAGATTTGCAAG GCAACGAACTGGAGTCGAAGGAACAACAGCGAGAGCGGATCAGCATAAGCGGACTCTTCAAATTGTGCCCCCATCTCATCGATTACATTGCCCATCGGGTTGGTGCAGACAAGTCGAAACCTCACATTGAGCATCTGATGCACGAAGGGTGCGACCATCTTCCACACGCTTTGTCCGGCAGGTGCGATAACTTCATTACCAAACATGGTGATCAAATAATCCATGCGGTTGCGGAGGGTTCCGAGGATGCAGTTTGCGCTGCTATCGAGGAGAGAAGCTCTCTGTCTGTGGTGCCAGCGACTCAGGAAG ATGAGGAATTCCGAGGTATCCAGGAGGATTCCGCTCGTGGAGCGCGAAGTGTTGTGGGATGCTTGGCCTGCGAAGCACTTGTCGATCTTTTGGAACACGAAATAGGCACCGACAGATCCAGAGACCGCATCAAGAACGCCCTGAACGGTGCATGCGGTCGCATTGGACGCTTCTCCGGAGACTGTGAGAGCTTGGTCCAAAACCATGCCGATGATCTGATTGACGCAATTTCCAATGGAGGTCACGCTAAGGATGTATGCAAATTCGCAAAAGCTTGCAGACGATCCGCGAGGAACGCAGATTTGCAAG GCAACGAACTGGAGTCGAAGGAACAACAGCGAGAGCGGATCAGCATAAGCGGACTCTTCAAATTGTGCCCCCATCTCATCGATTACATTGCCCATCGGGTTGGTGCAGACAAGTCGAAACCTCACATTGAGCATCTGATGCACGAAGGGTGCGACCATCTTCCACACGCTTTGTCCGGCAGGTGCGGTAACTTCATTACCAAACATGGTGATCAAATAATCCATGCGGTTGCGGAGGGTTCCGAGGATGCAGTTTGCGCTGCTATCGAGGAGAGAAGCTCTCTGTCTGTGGTGCCAGCGACTCAGGAAG ATGAGGAATTCCGAGGTATCCAGGAGGATTCCGCTCGTGGAGCGCGAAGTGTTGTGGGATGCTTGGCCTGCGAAGCACTTGTCGATCTTTTGGAACACGAAATAGGCACCGACAGATCCAGAGACCGCATCAAGAACGCCCTGAACGGTGCATGCGGTCGCATTGGACGCTTCTCCGGAGACTGTGAGAGCTTGGTTCAAAACCATGCCGATGAACTGATTGACGCAATTTCCAATGGAGGTCACGCTAAGGATGTATGCAAATTCGCAAAAGCTTGCAGACGATCCGCGAGGAACGCAGATTTGCAAG GCAACGAACTGGAGTCGAAGGAACAACAGCGAGAGCGGATCAGCATAAGCGGACTCTTCAAATTGTGCCCCCATCTCATCGATTACATTGCCCATCGGGTTGGTGCAGACAAGTCGAAACCTCACATTGAGCATCTGATGCACGAAGGGTGCGACCATCTTCCACACGCTTTGTCCGGCAGGTGCGGTAACTTCATTACCAAACATGGTGATCAAATAATCCATGCGGTTGCGGAGGGTTCCGAGGATGCAGTTTGCGCTGCTATCGAGGAGAGAAGCTCTCTGTCTGTGGTGCCAGCGACTCAGGAAG ATGAGGAATTCCGAGGTATCCAGGAGGATTCCGCTCGTGGAGCGCGAAGTGTTGTGGGATGCTTGGCCTGCGAAGCACTTGTCGATCTTTTGGAACACGAAATAGGCACCGACAGATCCAGAGACCGCATCAAGAACGCCCTGAACGGTGCATGCGGTCGCATTGGACGCTTCTCCGGAGACTGTGAGAGCTTGGTCCAAAACCATGCCGATGAACTGATTGACGCAATTTCCAATGGAGGTCACGCTAAGGATGTATGCAAATTCGCAAAAGCTTGCAGACGATCCGCGAGGAACGCAGATTTGCAAG GCAACGAACTGGTGTCGAAGGAACTACAGCGAGAGCGGCTCATCCTTGGGGGTCTCTTCGATCTGTGCCCCCCTCTCATTGATTACATTGCCCGTCGGGTTGGTGCAGACAAGTCGAAACCTCACATTGAGCATCTGATGCACGAAGGGTGCGACCATCTTCCACAAGTTGTCTCCGGCAGATGTGATATCTTCATTAACAAACACGGTGATCAAATAATCAGTGCGGTTGCAGAAGGGTCCGAGTATGCTGTTTGCGCTGCTATTGAGGAGGGAATCGTTCTGGCTGTGGCGCCAAAAAGAAGCAACAGACAAAGTCTGAGGCAGAACGCTGTTTTGGGAAAGGATAAGTGTACATGGGGACCCGCGTACTGGTGCTCTAGTGATGAACATGCCCGCGAGTGTGGA ACTGTAGAATATTGCCGGAGACAAAGTTTGAGGCAGAGCCCTGTTTTGGGGAAAGATAAGTGTACATGGGGACCCTCGTATTGGTGCTCGAGTGATGAACATGCCCGCGAGTGTGGA ACTGTAGAATATTGCCGGAGACAAAGTTTGAGGCAGAGCCCTGTTTTGGGGAAAGATAAGTGTACATGGGGACCCTCGTATTGGTGCTCTAGTGATGAGCATGCCCGTGAGTGTGGA CTTGTTGAATATTGCAAAGGCGAAGCTCtaggaaaaaataaatgtacatgGGGACCCTCATACTGGTGTTCTAGTGACGAAAACGCTCGTCTGTGTGGA ACTGTAGAATATTGCCGGAAACAAAGTTTGAGGCAGAGTACTGCTTTGGGTAAAGATAAGTGTACTTGGGGGCCCTCGTATTGGTGCTCTAGTGATGAACATGCTCGTAATTGCGGG ACTGTTGAATATTGCAAAAACGAAGCTTTAGGGAAGAATAAGTGTACATGGGGACCCTCATACTGGTGTTCTAGTGATGAAAATGCTCAGCAGTGCGGT ACTGTTGAATATTGTCAGAAACAAGAATTGGGAAGAGACAAGTGTACATGGGGTCCTTCATATTGGTGTGCTAGTGATGAAAATGCTCGTCAGTGCGGA gtTGTTGGATATTGCAAGCAATAA